A genomic segment from Nicotiana sylvestris chromosome 1, ASM39365v2, whole genome shotgun sequence encodes:
- the LOC104233428 gene encoding uncharacterized protein, translating into MRLFIKWTANACLSRSSNQYPQVFRTFSALPNFVPDDKQNTNSFESTEDFERRIFGDSTGNRPSPNSFFRKLDRAEKSYDRSGPGSTFSTGNRSSFLDGLDESFDSLSDGMDGKLKEAATYFKFDPDEIDKDDYAYRADMTFWPGNTYDIKDLDLRKPGVRKPMKRDEFETTTEEVLRKADFRNVRFLANFITEAGIIIKRSKTKISAKAQRKIAREIKTARAFGLMPFTTMGTKQFVFGRTMENLDADYEYELYDPNFVETDTGREPL; encoded by the exons ATGAGGCTTTTCATCAAATGGACTGCGAATGCTTGCTTATCTCGTTCCTCTAATCAGTATCCTCAAGTTTTCAGGACCTTTTCTGCACTTCCAAATTTTG TCCCTGATGATAAGCAAAACACCAACTCATTTGAGTCTACTGAAGATTTTGAAAGACGAATTTTTGGTGATAGTACCGGAAACAGGCCAAGTCCAAACTCCTTTTTCAGAAAGCTTGACAGGGCTGAAAAGTCTTACGATAGATCTGGTCCGGGCTCCACATTCAGTACTGGAAACAGATCTAGTTTCCTCGATGGTCTGGATGAGAGTTTTGATTCATTATCAGATGGGATGGATGGTAAACTGAAGGAAGCAGCCACATATTTTAAGTTTGATCCTGATGAAATAGACAAGGATGATTATGCTTACAGAGCAGATATGACCTTTTGGCCCGGGAACACTTATGATATCAAG GATCTTGATCTTAGAAAACCAGGAGTTCGCAAGCCCATGAAAAGGGATGAATTTGAAACTACGACAGAGGAAGTTTTACGCAAAGCTGATTTCAGG AATGTGAGGTTCCTAGCTAACTTCATCACGGAGGCTGGAATTATTATCAAGAGGAGCAAG ACTAAAATTAGTGCTAAGGCTCAAAGAAAGATTGCCAGGGAGATCAAAACTGCCCGAGCTTTTGGTCTGATGCCTTTCACCACTATGGGAACAAAGCAGTTTGTATTTGGCAGAACAATGGAGAACCTTGATGCAGATTATGAATATGAGCTGTACGATCCCAATTTTGTCGAAACAGACACTGGTCGGGAGCCTCTTTAA